Proteins co-encoded in one Polyangiaceae bacterium genomic window:
- a CDS encoding TIGR02452 family protein: MSLKQVARDTLAICDAGSYVGPTGGRVEIGSQIEAAVVGTRLYTPNELDDLLALPGGPGPAPRIEVSDETTQVGARRLASEGESRVALLNFASARNPGGGFINGAKAQEEDVTRCSALHPCLTSPSVEAYYKVNRALDSMLYTDHIIYSPAVPFFRSRSTDLIDEPFFAGVITAPAPNAGEALKRDTGCLPAVEETLRRRAAKVLMVAADQRHRVLVLGAWGCGVFRNQPSMVADAFGQHLGSARFAGCFERVLFAVYDRSKDRGTLGAFKRRFATA, from the coding sequence ATGTCACTGAAACAGGTCGCTCGCGATACCCTCGCGATTTGCGACGCGGGGTCCTACGTTGGCCCCACGGGGGGGCGAGTCGAGATTGGCTCGCAGATCGAGGCGGCGGTCGTAGGGACGCGTCTTTACACACCAAACGAGCTTGATGATCTGCTGGCGTTACCGGGAGGGCCGGGTCCTGCTCCACGCATCGAAGTCAGCGACGAAACGACTCAGGTCGGGGCGCGGCGCTTGGCTAGCGAGGGAGAGAGCCGCGTCGCGTTGCTCAACTTCGCTTCCGCTAGGAATCCCGGTGGTGGATTCATCAATGGCGCCAAGGCGCAAGAAGAGGACGTCACCCGCTGTTCGGCGCTGCACCCGTGTCTCACTTCACCCAGCGTCGAAGCGTATTACAAGGTGAACCGCGCGCTGGATTCCATGCTCTACACGGATCACATCATCTACTCTCCAGCGGTTCCGTTCTTTCGTTCGCGCAGCACGGACCTGATCGACGAGCCGTTTTTTGCTGGGGTGATCACTGCGCCTGCACCCAACGCTGGTGAGGCACTCAAGCGAGACACCGGTTGCTTGCCCGCGGTGGAAGAGACACTCCGTCGCCGCGCGGCCAAGGTACTGATGGTCGCTGCCGATCAGCGGCACCGTGTGCTGGTGCTCGGAGCGTGGGGTTGCGGCGTCTTTCGCAATCAGCCGTCGATGGTGGCCGATGCATTCGGTCAGCACCTCGGTTCCGCGCGCTTCGCTGGCTGCTTCGAGCGGGTGCTGTTCGCGGTGTATGACCGCAGCAAAGACCGCGGCACGCTGGGCGCGTTCAAGCGCCGCTTTGCGACTGCGTAG
- a CDS encoding hemerythrin domain-containing protein — MTIFERLRADHDVQRTLMKLVVKTHGDSRGRRELFERLKKAMETHAEAEERAFYATLLSTDMGREHAAHSVKEHEEIRDKLEELANHDMSSSGWVAKAKVLCELNEHHMAEEEHEIFQVAGKALSEQDKQRALREFEAYYDQAQAAE; from the coding sequence ATGACGATTTTCGAAAGACTACGGGCCGACCACGACGTTCAACGCACGCTGATGAAGCTGGTGGTGAAGACTCACGGGGATTCTCGTGGGCGCCGCGAGCTCTTCGAGCGCCTGAAGAAGGCGATGGAGACCCACGCCGAGGCGGAAGAGCGCGCCTTCTACGCGACGCTGCTCTCGACCGATATGGGGCGTGAGCACGCAGCGCACTCCGTCAAGGAGCACGAGGAGATCCGTGACAAGCTCGAGGAGCTAGCCAACCACGACATGAGCAGCTCCGGCTGGGTCGCCAAGGCGAAGGTGCTGTGTGAGCTGAATGAGCACCACATGGCCGAGGAAGAGCACGAGATCTTCCAGGTCGCCGGTAAGGCGCTCAGCGAGCAGGACAAGCAGCGCGCCCTGCGGGAGTTCGAGGCCTACTACGACCAGGCGCAAGCTGCAGAGTAG
- a CDS encoding Crp/Fnr family transcriptional regulator, with product MSDEAPFTAIKQLPPVRALGRQLVSLLNRREERTGRPTRQPQRGVWALGGAQLFDGSAKSGLEELVASAERRRLSRRSSLLLEEQDTRVWVIVSGGIKLCRTSALGGRLVEAILAPGDIFGRLSTGGAPTALEVESLEASELAGLARDAFSTLLREHPELALSVLQEVEDRQQRLVRRLESLVFKDVRARVAETLLELAKENHGPCQHGFAVDVRINQQDLAELVGATRQMVNRVLGELSRELYVQRVGKVICVLHLERLERLTSAGTETPE from the coding sequence GTGTCCGACGAAGCGCCCTTCACCGCTATCAAGCAGCTCCCGCCGGTGCGCGCCCTTGGGCGACAGCTGGTCAGTCTGCTCAACCGACGGGAGGAACGCACGGGGCGCCCCACGCGTCAGCCTCAGCGAGGTGTGTGGGCGCTCGGCGGGGCCCAGCTGTTTGACGGCTCGGCGAAGTCTGGGCTCGAAGAACTCGTAGCCAGCGCAGAGCGCAGGCGGTTGAGTCGTCGGAGCAGCCTGCTGCTCGAAGAGCAAGACACTCGAGTCTGGGTGATCGTTTCCGGGGGGATCAAGCTCTGTCGAACCAGCGCCCTCGGCGGGCGGTTGGTGGAGGCGATTCTCGCGCCGGGGGACATCTTTGGGCGGCTTTCCACTGGAGGCGCACCAACGGCGCTCGAGGTCGAGAGCCTGGAGGCCAGTGAGCTTGCCGGACTGGCGCGCGACGCTTTTTCCACCCTGCTCCGCGAGCACCCGGAACTCGCCCTCTCGGTGCTGCAGGAAGTCGAAGATCGTCAGCAGCGCCTGGTGCGGCGCCTCGAGTCGTTGGTCTTCAAAGACGTTCGGGCCCGCGTCGCGGAGACCTTGCTCGAGCTCGCCAAGGAAAACCACGGGCCCTGCCAACATGGGTTCGCCGTGGATGTGCGGATCAACCAGCAAGATCTCGCCGAACTGGTCGGCGCCACGCGCCAAATGGTCAATCGCGTGCTCGGCGAACTGAGCCGCGAACTGTACGTGCAGCGCGTGGGAAAGGTGATTTGCGTGCTGCACTTGGAGCGCTTGGAGCGGCTGACTTCCGCTGGCACTGAAACACCCGAATGA
- a CDS encoding lysophospholipase produces the protein MAVRLSCVVGMCALALGGCAPPIRAARLPDTTAQAPEKSHTETLFAANDGLKLYRQSWKPSAAPRAALVIQHGLKSHSGDYTAFARAMAARGFAVYAADMRGHGRSAGQRATLDDFDQLVRDLQQTVTLARREVPQPMPLFLMGHSVGGALSALYAEQHQSDLDGLVLLAPALRVDRMPVEAAATPFFGTLLPNAPLVDVPNAWFSRDPARVAQMDASDLVYQPAGPARTGVALLDALEYVWTHPQTIQIPLLALHGTADKATDPRGSAEFVKRASSSDKQLLLYRGLYHDLLHEPEKTHVTGDLRNWLEKHVSP, from the coding sequence ATGGCGGTTCGGCTGAGCTGCGTGGTTGGTATGTGTGCTTTGGCGCTCGGAGGTTGTGCGCCTCCCATACGAGCTGCGAGGCTCCCGGACACGACGGCGCAGGCACCTGAAAAAAGCCACACGGAAACGCTCTTCGCCGCGAACGACGGCTTGAAGCTCTATCGCCAGAGCTGGAAGCCGAGCGCCGCGCCAAGGGCCGCCTTGGTGATCCAACACGGGCTCAAGTCTCATAGTGGTGACTATACAGCGTTCGCTAGGGCCATGGCGGCCCGCGGTTTCGCCGTCTACGCAGCCGATATGCGCGGCCATGGTCGCTCCGCGGGACAACGCGCGACCCTCGATGACTTCGACCAGCTCGTGCGCGACCTGCAGCAAACGGTGACGCTTGCGCGCCGTGAAGTGCCGCAGCCGATGCCGCTGTTCCTGATGGGGCACAGCGTCGGCGGCGCGCTCAGCGCCTTGTACGCAGAGCAGCATCAGAGCGACTTGGACGGACTGGTACTGCTGGCTCCAGCGCTGCGAGTGGATCGGATGCCAGTCGAGGCTGCGGCGACTCCGTTCTTCGGGACGCTGCTCCCCAACGCACCCTTGGTGGATGTACCGAACGCGTGGTTCAGTCGCGATCCGGCACGCGTCGCCCAGATGGATGCCAGTGACCTGGTGTATCAGCCAGCGGGCCCCGCGCGAACCGGCGTTGCGCTGTTGGACGCGCTGGAATACGTATGGACTCACCCCCAAACGATCCAGATCCCGCTCTTGGCCTTACACGGCACCGCAGACAAAGCGACGGATCCGCGAGGAAGTGCGGAGTTCGTGAAGCGGGCCAGCTCCTCGGACAAGCAGCTATTGCTGTACCGCGGGCTGTATCACGACCTCCTACACGAGCCAGAGAAGACCCACGTCACAGGAGACCTGCGCAACTGGCTCGAGAAGCACGTCAGTCCTTAG
- a CDS encoding EAL domain-containing response regulator gives MAGSSNPPRPAHVLLVDDEPMLLRALTRHLEHAGYVVTCCIDGASAVEALEESTVDVVISDVAMPEMSGIQLLRAIRRRHHTIPVVLMSGAPDVKSAVEALEHGALRYLLKPIAAAELLQVVGRAVRLRALASVQLETLTVLGTGIGCPGEMAALEAEFAQAVASLWMAFQPLVSAKQRTVFGYEALLRTQGCSLYEPAAVLTAAERLNAVWALGRAIRAHVARQLARTEASSVMFVNLHPWDLMDPELFAEDAPLTAYAERVVLEITERAALDRVHDTQGRVGLLRSFGFRIAVDDLGAGYAGLASFAQLEPDIVKLDISLVRGIHGSLVKRRLVSSMVTLCQELGALVVAEGIETEAERDVLVDLGCDLLQGFRFAKPGPPLPRANW, from the coding sequence GTGGCCGGCAGCTCCAATCCTCCACGACCAGCCCATGTGCTGTTGGTCGACGACGAGCCGATGTTGCTCCGGGCGCTGACGCGACATCTCGAGCATGCCGGGTACGTCGTGACTTGCTGTATCGACGGTGCAAGCGCGGTGGAGGCCCTGGAGGAATCGACGGTCGACGTGGTGATCAGCGATGTCGCGATGCCAGAGATGAGCGGCATCCAGCTCTTGCGCGCGATCCGTCGCCGACATCACACCATCCCGGTCGTGCTCATGTCTGGCGCGCCAGATGTGAAGTCAGCGGTCGAGGCACTGGAGCACGGGGCCTTGCGCTACCTGTTGAAGCCAATTGCGGCTGCAGAGCTGCTACAGGTGGTGGGGAGGGCGGTGCGACTGCGCGCCCTGGCCTCCGTCCAGCTCGAGACGCTTACGGTTTTGGGGACTGGCATTGGTTGCCCTGGGGAAATGGCTGCGCTCGAGGCAGAGTTTGCTCAAGCCGTGGCCTCGCTGTGGATGGCCTTTCAGCCGCTGGTTTCTGCCAAGCAACGCACTGTGTTTGGCTACGAGGCGCTGCTGCGCACCCAAGGCTGTAGCCTGTACGAGCCCGCCGCCGTACTGACAGCGGCTGAACGCCTAAACGCGGTCTGGGCCCTCGGTCGAGCCATTCGCGCACACGTGGCGCGTCAGCTAGCCAGGACGGAGGCGAGCTCAGTGATGTTCGTGAACCTCCACCCCTGGGACTTGATGGATCCCGAACTCTTTGCTGAGGATGCGCCGCTGACGGCATACGCCGAGCGGGTGGTACTCGAGATCACGGAGCGCGCCGCCTTGGATCGCGTACACGACACCCAAGGGCGCGTGGGCCTCTTGCGCAGCTTCGGCTTCCGCATTGCCGTGGACGATCTCGGCGCTGGATACGCTGGTCTCGCGAGCTTTGCCCAGCTCGAGCCGGACATCGTCAAGCTCGACATCTCACTCGTGCGCGGGATCCACGGCAGCTTGGTGAAGCGGCGCCTGGTTTCCTCGATGGTGACTCTGTGTCAGGAGCTCGGCGCGCTAGTCGTTGCCGAAGGGATCGAGACGGAAGCCGAGCGTGACGTGCTGGTCGACCTCGGCTGCGACCTACTTCAGGGCTTTCGCTTCGCGAAGCCGGGGCCCCCACTGCCTCGAGCCAACTGGTAG
- a CDS encoding PAS domain-containing protein: MSGDELKGFTTAEIEHALRASGVAIWVWDPKSDVVRWSDTASHILPILRGNNSATLQDFVQLIHPDDRERLSAVIAASLRGASSEPAIQYRVLHGDDRDHWVEGRGAVVLNKRGEVDCMLGAVRDVTAQKTFEQALQQSEERLRLYSELASDYVYQADLVSLVPTILAGSLEQATSYSPQDVAARGGWLNVIHPDDIPDATELAKALNAGKPFMTEYRVIDRDGQVRWLKDRALPLMDATGKPTGVIGGVQEVTELKSLESQLVHSQKMEALARLAGAVAHDFNNLLTVMWGAADHWGAERDADATEAKADLESALKRATELTRALLAFGRKQVGVSQTIDIDALITSVRTLLQRAVGERVQLDTDLSSDGATLMGDPGQFQLMLLNLAVNARDAMPDGGRLRITTRRGVPPKVVASPDSESVLVQLADTGVGITGEVLPHIFEPFYTTKREGRGTGLGLATVHGIITQLEGSILVDTYPGVGTRFDIWLPIASASVPVAAPASVRQRIGGLENVLVVEDDPLVRRTTVRALKALGYHVQSAESSERALELPDLDAVALLVSDVRLPGMSGHVLASELKKRFPELQVLLVSGYAEAVPEYADAEQFPFLRKPFAPGVLAERVRNLLDRRDR, from the coding sequence ATGTCGGGGGACGAGCTGAAGGGCTTCACCACCGCTGAGATAGAGCATGCACTGCGTGCCTCAGGGGTAGCGATTTGGGTCTGGGACCCAAAGTCCGACGTGGTGCGCTGGTCAGACACCGCGAGCCACATCCTACCGATTCTTCGCGGAAACAATTCTGCAACGCTACAGGACTTCGTTCAGCTGATTCACCCCGATGATCGGGAGCGACTGTCCGCTGTGATTGCCGCCTCGCTACGCGGAGCATCGAGTGAACCCGCGATTCAGTACCGAGTTCTCCACGGCGATGACCGAGATCACTGGGTCGAAGGGCGCGGCGCGGTGGTGCTGAACAAGCGCGGCGAAGTCGACTGCATGCTCGGGGCGGTGCGCGACGTCACCGCGCAGAAAACGTTCGAGCAAGCTTTGCAGCAAAGCGAGGAGCGCCTCCGGCTCTACTCGGAGCTCGCCTCGGACTACGTCTACCAAGCCGATCTGGTGTCCCTCGTGCCCACGATTCTGGCGGGCTCCTTGGAGCAAGCCACGAGCTACAGCCCCCAAGACGTCGCCGCGCGCGGTGGTTGGTTGAACGTCATCCATCCCGACGACATCCCCGACGCGACCGAGCTGGCAAAGGCGCTCAACGCGGGTAAGCCCTTCATGACCGAGTATCGCGTCATCGATCGCGATGGGCAGGTGCGCTGGCTGAAGGACCGCGCGCTGCCCCTGATGGACGCCACGGGAAAACCGACGGGCGTGATCGGCGGGGTCCAAGAGGTCACCGAACTGAAGAGCCTCGAATCTCAGCTCGTGCACTCCCAGAAGATGGAAGCCCTCGCACGCCTGGCCGGCGCGGTGGCTCACGACTTCAACAACCTCCTGACCGTGATGTGGGGCGCCGCCGATCACTGGGGCGCCGAGCGCGACGCCGACGCGACGGAAGCGAAAGCTGACCTGGAGTCGGCCCTCAAGCGCGCGACGGAGCTGACGCGGGCGCTGCTCGCGTTCGGGCGCAAGCAGGTCGGCGTTTCGCAAACGATTGATATCGATGCGCTGATCACTTCCGTACGCACGCTGCTTCAGCGCGCGGTTGGAGAACGCGTGCAGTTGGACACGGACCTGAGCTCCGACGGCGCGACGCTGATGGGAGATCCAGGGCAGTTTCAGCTCATGCTGCTGAATCTCGCGGTCAACGCCCGAGACGCCATGCCCGATGGGGGGCGGCTGCGCATCACGACTCGCCGGGGCGTGCCTCCCAAGGTCGTGGCATCGCCGGATTCTGAGTCTGTGCTGGTTCAGCTCGCTGACACGGGCGTGGGAATCACGGGTGAGGTGTTGCCCCATATTTTTGAGCCCTTTTACACCACGAAGCGCGAAGGTCGGGGTACCGGCTTGGGCCTTGCGACGGTGCACGGCATCATCACTCAACTCGAAGGCAGTATCCTCGTGGATACGTATCCAGGGGTGGGCACGCGCTTCGACATCTGGCTCCCCATCGCCAGCGCCTCAGTCCCAGTCGCGGCCCCAGCGTCTGTAAGGCAGCGCATCGGTGGACTCGAGAACGTCCTGGTGGTCGAGGACGATCCACTGGTCAGGCGCACTACAGTGCGCGCTCTCAAGGCGCTGGGCTATCATGTGCAGTCCGCGGAGAGCTCCGAGCGAGCGCTGGAGCTGCCCGATCTAGACGCGGTCGCGCTACTCGTGAGCGACGTCCGGCTGCCGGGGATGTCCGGGCACGTCTTGGCTAGTGAACTAAAGAAGCGCTTCCCCGAGCTGCAGGTCTTGCTGGTCAGCGGCTACGCGGAAGCGGTACCGGAGTACGCCGACGCGGAGCAGTTCCCCTTCCTCCGCAAGCCGTTCGCACCCGGAGTCCTGGCTGAGCGCGTGCGGAACCTCCTCGATCGCCGAGACCGCTAG
- a CDS encoding sigma-54-dependent Fis family transcriptional regulator, which yields MLDPLLLDHATEGTWLDFQSKHPRGIAFGAHLPVISHWERSRTLGAPIDGPRPEDALTRGNELRERAERVEPVLHDGFEVLQRTAASVGSQDYMLLVSDMDGVIVNASGGGSFASEARRVLLMEGASWNESIRGTNAIGTAIAAGRPVIVHGTAHFARPYHGLVCYAAPVHDADGTPVAVLDATSLVARADNAIASAVLAAASALTELLRLRAYSLAGAAVTRALGRSLERMNCPVALVEPPGRVSRLNSPARQLFAGSEATRDVGALLGLDFQQLTQLALSATTLEVYSPVSGRAHRVHAEPIESGGRVIALLVFMDPTSRLSTIPPPPRAPASVPRKDAFSEIFAEDKPTRTALDWARRIAPSDIPIMLLAETGSGKELLASAIHGASNRAAGPFVAVNCGSFSPSLLESELFGYAPGAFTGAEKGGRHGLLHAARGGTLFLDEVGEMPLAMQAALLRFLESGTYHRVGETKQEHADVRVLCATCRDLPALVEEGTFRKDLFYRLKGATVTLPPLRSRSDSVSLARHLLAQLAAKHEVVPTPGLSAEVEAFVERHPWPGNVRELKSTLDVALVLAQGAGSVELSHLPPDLVADQEPAPPSNGPENQLQEAQGWAVRRALQEVAGNVSLAAKRLGVARSTLYRMMRRHGVDLNEVSKKG from the coding sequence GTGCTCGACCCGCTGTTGCTCGATCACGCGACCGAAGGGACTTGGCTCGACTTTCAGTCCAAGCACCCACGCGGAATTGCGTTCGGCGCTCACCTCCCGGTGATCAGTCACTGGGAGCGCTCGCGCACGCTGGGCGCGCCCATCGACGGGCCTCGACCCGAAGACGCGTTGACACGCGGAAATGAGCTCCGGGAGCGCGCGGAACGCGTGGAACCGGTGCTCCACGACGGCTTCGAAGTGCTGCAACGCACCGCCGCCAGCGTTGGCAGCCAGGACTACATGCTGCTTGTCTCCGACATGGACGGCGTGATCGTCAACGCGAGCGGCGGTGGCTCGTTTGCATCCGAAGCGCGTCGCGTACTGTTGATGGAGGGCGCGAGCTGGAACGAGTCGATACGCGGCACCAATGCCATCGGCACCGCCATTGCCGCGGGGAGACCGGTCATCGTGCATGGCACCGCGCACTTCGCTCGGCCCTACCACGGGCTGGTGTGCTACGCGGCTCCGGTGCACGACGCGGACGGCACACCGGTCGCCGTCCTCGACGCCACGTCGCTGGTTGCCCGCGCGGACAACGCCATCGCCTCAGCGGTACTGGCGGCTGCATCCGCATTGACCGAGCTCCTGCGGCTCCGTGCGTACTCCCTGGCGGGCGCTGCGGTCACCCGCGCGCTTGGGCGCAGCCTCGAGCGCATGAACTGCCCCGTCGCGCTGGTCGAGCCGCCTGGGCGAGTGTCTCGCTTGAACAGCCCGGCGCGACAACTCTTCGCTGGAAGCGAAGCAACTCGTGACGTGGGCGCACTGTTGGGGCTTGATTTTCAGCAGCTGACGCAGCTCGCTCTATCCGCGACAACCCTCGAGGTTTACTCACCAGTCAGTGGGCGCGCACATCGGGTGCACGCTGAACCCATCGAGAGCGGCGGCCGGGTGATCGCGCTGCTGGTCTTCATGGATCCGACCTCGCGGCTGTCCACGATTCCGCCTCCGCCAAGGGCGCCTGCGAGCGTGCCTCGCAAGGACGCCTTCTCGGAGATCTTCGCGGAGGACAAACCGACGCGCACGGCGCTCGACTGGGCACGACGCATCGCGCCTAGCGACATCCCGATCATGCTCCTCGCGGAAACGGGCTCAGGAAAAGAGCTGCTGGCCAGCGCGATCCACGGCGCCAGCAATCGTGCTGCCGGACCGTTCGTCGCAGTCAACTGCGGCTCCTTCAGTCCTTCGCTGCTGGAGAGCGAACTCTTCGGTTACGCGCCGGGGGCGTTCACTGGGGCAGAGAAGGGCGGACGGCACGGTCTGCTGCACGCCGCGCGCGGTGGGACGTTGTTCCTCGACGAGGTCGGAGAGATGCCCCTCGCCATGCAAGCCGCGCTGCTGCGCTTCCTCGAGTCGGGGACCTACCATCGTGTGGGGGAGACCAAGCAGGAGCACGCGGATGTGCGCGTGTTGTGCGCGACGTGCCGTGACCTGCCAGCGCTGGTCGAGGAGGGGACTTTCCGCAAGGATCTATTCTATCGCCTCAAGGGCGCTACGGTCACGTTGCCACCGCTGCGCTCCCGCAGTGACAGCGTGAGCCTAGCCAGGCACCTGCTGGCGCAACTCGCCGCCAAGCACGAAGTCGTGCCCACACCCGGGCTCTCAGCGGAAGTAGAAGCGTTCGTCGAACGTCACCCCTGGCCAGGCAACGTCAGGGAGCTCAAGAGCACCCTGGATGTGGCGCTCGTCCTAGCGCAAGGCGCTGGAAGCGTGGAGCTCAGTCATCTGCCCCCGGATCTCGTCGCGGATCAGGAACCCGCGCCGCCAAGCAATGGGCCTGAGAATCAGCTTCAGGAGGCCCAAGGTTGGGCGGTGCGCCGCGCACTCCAAGAGGTCGCCGGCAACGTGAGCCTGGCCGCCAAGCGCCTCGGGGTCGCTCGCAGCACGCTCTACCGCATGATGCGCCGACACGGCGTCGACCTGAACGAAGTCAGCAAGAAGGGCTGA
- a CDS encoding DUF779 domain-containing protein, with translation MSGSTDTDPAPPREAQVDATPAALELIAKLIAMHGPLMFHQSGGCCDGSAPMCYPRGELRLGVRDVLLGEIGDTPFYMGGDQYERWKHTRLTLDVVPGRGSGFSIEAPEGVRFIIRSDVCRV, from the coding sequence ATGTCAGGTTCAACTGACACCGACCCTGCGCCTCCTCGAGAGGCGCAGGTCGACGCCACCCCCGCCGCGCTCGAGCTGATCGCCAAGCTCATCGCGATGCACGGTCCGCTGATGTTTCACCAGTCGGGTGGCTGCTGCGATGGGAGCGCGCCCATGTGCTATCCGCGCGGAGAGCTGCGCCTCGGGGTGCGGGACGTGCTGCTCGGTGAGATTGGGGACACGCCGTTCTACATGGGTGGCGATCAGTACGAACGTTGGAAGCACACGCGCCTCACCCTCGATGTGGTGCCGGGGCGCGGCTCGGGTTTCTCCATCGAGGCACCCGAAGGCGTGCGCTTCATCATTCGCTCCGACGTTTGTAGGGTATGA
- a CDS encoding aldehyde dehydrogenase codes for MRYERPNTAGSKVNYQSRYANFIGGEWVKPKKEQYFENISPVTGKPFCEIPRSTAEDIELALDAAHSAKVKWGKTPVAERAQVLNRIADVMQENLEMLAVSETWDNGKPIRETLAADLPLAIDHFRYFAGCLRSEEGSMAELDEHTVSYHVKEPLGVVGQIIPWNFPLLMAAWKLAPALAAGNAVVLKPAEQTPSTILLFAELISKVLPPGVLNIVNGFGVEAGKPLAQNRRVSKVAFTGETTTGRLIMQYASENLIPVTLELGGKSPNIFFADVWDQDDAFRQKALEGFAMFALNQGEVCTCPSRALVEKKIYGAFMDSAVARAARAQPGNPLDTDTKLGAQASNDQLEKILSYIDIGKKEGAKVLTGGERVRLEGMEDGYYVAPTVFEGNNSMRIFQEEIFGPVVSVAQFDGFDEAIKIANDTLYGLGAGVWTRNTHTAYRAARAIEAGRVWTNCYHLYPAHAAFGGYKQSGIGRETHKMMLEHYQQTKNILVSYDPNPMGFF; via the coding sequence ATGCGCTACGAACGACCCAACACTGCCGGCTCCAAAGTGAACTACCAGTCTCGATATGCGAATTTCATCGGGGGTGAGTGGGTAAAGCCCAAGAAAGAGCAGTACTTCGAGAACATCTCACCGGTCACCGGCAAGCCATTCTGCGAGATCCCGCGTTCTACTGCTGAAGACATCGAGCTCGCTCTCGACGCAGCGCATTCAGCGAAGGTGAAGTGGGGTAAGACCCCGGTCGCCGAGCGCGCGCAGGTGCTGAATCGCATCGCCGATGTGATGCAGGAGAACCTGGAGATGCTCGCCGTCTCCGAGACCTGGGACAACGGCAAGCCAATCCGCGAGACCCTCGCAGCAGATCTGCCTCTAGCCATCGACCACTTCCGCTACTTCGCCGGATGCCTACGCAGCGAGGAGGGGAGCATGGCGGAGCTCGATGAGCACACCGTCTCCTACCACGTGAAGGAGCCGCTCGGAGTCGTCGGGCAGATCATCCCCTGGAACTTCCCGCTGCTCATGGCGGCTTGGAAGCTCGCGCCAGCGCTAGCAGCGGGCAACGCCGTGGTGCTGAAGCCGGCGGAGCAAACGCCCTCAACCATCCTGCTTTTCGCCGAGCTCATCAGCAAGGTGTTGCCGCCGGGTGTGTTGAACATCGTCAACGGCTTCGGTGTGGAGGCTGGCAAGCCGCTGGCCCAGAACCGCCGTGTATCCAAGGTGGCTTTCACCGGGGAAACGACCACCGGCCGCCTGATCATGCAGTACGCGTCAGAGAACCTGATCCCCGTGACCCTCGAGCTTGGCGGCAAGAGCCCGAACATCTTCTTCGCCGACGTTTGGGATCAGGACGACGCATTCCGGCAGAAGGCGCTGGAGGGCTTCGCCATGTTTGCGCTGAACCAGGGTGAGGTCTGCACCTGTCCCTCACGCGCGCTGGTCGAAAAGAAGATCTACGGCGCGTTCATGGACAGCGCCGTCGCGCGCGCTGCGCGGGCTCAGCCGGGGAACCCCCTGGACACGGACACCAAGCTCGGCGCCCAGGCGAGCAACGACCAACTCGAGAAGATCCTCTCCTACATCGACATCGGCAAGAAGGAGGGCGCAAAGGTGCTCACCGGTGGCGAGCGCGTTCGGCTAGAGGGGATGGAAGACGGCTACTACGTCGCGCCGACGGTGTTCGAAGGCAACAACTCCATGCGGATTTTCCAAGAGGAGATCTTCGGCCCCGTCGTCAGCGTGGCGCAGTTCGATGGCTTCGACGAGGCGATCAAGATCGCGAACGACACCCTCTACGGGCTTGGCGCGGGGGTGTGGACTCGCAACACTCACACCGCCTATCGCGCAGCTCGCGCCATCGAGGCTGGGCGCGTCTGGACCAACTGCTACCACCTGTACCCCGCTCATGCGGCGTTCGGCGGCTACAAGCAGTCAGGCATCGGGCGTGAAACCCACAAGATGATGCTCGAGCACTACCAGCAGACGAAGAACATCCTGGTCAGCTATGACCCGAATCCGATGGGCTTCTTCTAA
- a CDS encoding GNAT family N-acetyltransferase translates to MSDHPDAVDEVAAWWFSAWKGWPYPDSHGVAEELRGELSCDALPVQVVALEAGTPVGSAVLKPHEMRQSFPDFEFWLGNVYVIPARRGKRLASKLALHVERIAVERGIPQLYLATEQLDGGLYARLGYEPVVQTEKRGAQVLVMVKRLS, encoded by the coding sequence TTGAGCGACCATCCAGACGCCGTCGACGAAGTCGCAGCCTGGTGGTTTTCAGCGTGGAAAGGTTGGCCGTACCCGGACAGCCACGGCGTCGCCGAAGAACTGCGAGGTGAGCTCAGCTGCGACGCGTTGCCGGTTCAAGTGGTGGCTCTGGAAGCGGGCACGCCGGTAGGCTCCGCGGTGCTGAAGCCTCACGAGATGCGCCAGAGCTTTCCCGACTTTGAGTTTTGGCTGGGCAACGTCTACGTGATCCCGGCGCGACGCGGAAAGCGGCTCGCCTCCAAGCTCGCGCTACACGTTGAGCGCATTGCCGTCGAGCGAGGCATCCCCCAGTTGTACTTGGCCACCGAGCAGCTCGATGGCGGTCTCTACGCGAGGCTCGGCTACGAGCCGGTCGTGCAAACGGAGAAGCGCGGCGCTCAGGTGCTGGTGATGGTCAAGCGCCTGAGCTAG